The sequence GACACGATATGTCCACCACATACAATTTTGGCGAGCAATACGACGGCATTAATGCCGAGTCAAATCGGTGTAAACGCGAAGCGCAAGGATCAGATACTCAATACCCACTATTTTAATCCACCTTACCTGATTCCACTCGTCGAACTGATTCGGAGTCCTGATACGTCTGATGAAACGGTTGCAGTGACGTTTGAACTCTTGACATCGCTCGGTAAAACACCCGCAATTATTGAGAAGGAAGCACTCGGTTTCGTCGGACCGAGGCTGCAAGCCGCTTTGATTCGAGAAGCGTTTGCTATTGTAGAACAAGGCATCGCCAGCGCAGAGACCGTGGATCTCGTGGTGCGCAACAGTTTTGGACGAAGACTCAGCGTCGCTGGTCCCTTTGAGGTCTTTGAACTTGCAGGATGGGACCTCGTCCTTGCCGCTTTTGAAGAACTCTATAAAGATCTGAATAGCTCATCTGACATCAATCCGCTGCTCCGACAGATGGTTGAATCCGGTAAACTCGGCGTAAAATCTAAGGAAGGCTTCTACAGTTGGACAGATGAGAAAATACAGCAGCTTCGGGAACGCATGAACCGCGCTTTGATACAGCAAGCAAAAGCTGCAAAGTAGTAGGCACACGCCGCTGTGCCGTTCACAGAAATGTCTAAAGTCATAAGCAGACTCCGCTCAGTTTTGGAACACAGAAAGCGTCGTATTATATTACTACTTGTGATGTCCATTGGGTTCGTGTTTGGCGGTGTCTACCATAGACAAATTTGGGGATATGTCCTCGAGCTCACCGCTGCTTTTCAGAGTATTGAGACAGCGCGAGCGTACATCGCGGGTTATGGCGCACTCGCGCCTGTTGTATCGGCGATACTCATGGTCTTTCAAAGTGTGATCGCGCCTTTGCCAGCGTTTCTGATTACCTTTGCAAACGGCACACTCTTTGGGTTTTGGTGGGGTTCACTTTTGTCGTGGAGCAGTTCGATGGTGGGCGCGGCACTCTGCTTCTATATTGCCCGTTATCTCGGTATCCAACGGATTACGCAGTTCATCAGTCAACCAGTAGTTGATAAAGCAAATAATTTCGTCGAAAAATATGGCACTTACGCCATTCTTATTGCTCGCTTGATGCCGTTCATCTCTTTTGATGTTATCAGCTATTTTGCCGGGGCAACCCGGATGCGGTTTCTCGGATTTTGGATCGCCACCGGCATCGGTCAAATGCCAGCCACCTTGGTTTATTCTTACCTCGGTGAGAGCGCATCGCCACACATCAAATGGATTCTTTTCGCTTTTGGTGTCGTCATCGCGATCTCGATTGTAAAATGGCTAATCCGAAAGTAGTCTTCAGTTATCAGAGGAATGAATATCAGCCATCAGCCGTTGACTTTCAGAAAGGTAATCTCTTTCTGACGACTGATTGCTGACTGCTGACAGCCATAAAAAAGGAAAACTAAAAATGGTTCGCATAGGTGTAGTTGGAGTCGGTGGCATGGGAAACGCCCATTGCAACTCGCTCCCGAATGTTGAAAATTGTGAATTTGTAGGTGTAGCAGACCTCCGATTCGACGCAGCAGAAACCGTTGCCCACCGGCATCAGATTCGCGCCTTCCAAGACTATCACGAATTATTTGATGTGGTGGACGCTGTTGTTGTCGCAACACCGCCTGTCGCACATACGCAGGTAATCGTT is a genomic window of Candidatus Poribacteria bacterium containing:
- a CDS encoding 3-hydroxyacyl-CoA dehydrogenase family protein: MKTDRIAHIAVIGAGLMGHGIAQEFASAGYHVRLHDVTNEQLEIALTQIEQNLNVLASNAIIQQDGISQTLQRIQTSTELEAVAEGADFVVEAVTENLALKQQIFGKLDTICPPHTILASNTTALMPSQIGVNAKRKDQILNTHYFNPPYLIPLVELIRSPDTSDETVAVTFELLTSLGKTPAIIEKEALGFVGPRLQAALIREAFAIVEQGIASAETVDLVVRNSFGRRLSVAGPFEVFELAGWDLVLAAFEELYKDLNSSSDINPLLRQMVESGKLGVKSKEGFYSWTDEKIQQLRERMNRALIQQAKAAK
- a CDS encoding TVP38/TMEM64 family protein, translating into MEHRKRRIILLLVMSIGFVFGGVYHRQIWGYVLELTAAFQSIETARAYIAGYGALAPVVSAILMVFQSVIAPLPAFLITFANGTLFGFWWGSLLSWSSSMVGAALCFYIARYLGIQRITQFISQPVVDKANNFVEKYGTYAILIARLMPFISFDVISYFAGATRMRFLGFWIATGIGQMPATLVYSYLGESASPHIKWILFAFGVVIAISIVKWLIRK